TCTGGTTGCCAATCGTGGCGAGATTGCAATTAGAGTATTCAGAGCATGTCAAGAGCTTGGAATTAGAACAGTTGCAATTTACTCTGAGGAAGACAAGAACAGCTTATTCAGATTTAAGGCAGATGAATCCTACCAGATAGGAAAGGGAAAGACTCCTGTTGCGGCATACCTATCAATTGAGGAAATTATTGAGCTTGCAAAGGCTAAGGGTGTTGATGCTATTCACCCAGGATATGGATTCCTATCAGAGAATACAGAATTTGCAAAGGCTTGCGAGGACGCAGGAATTGAATTTATCGGACCTAACCACTACATGATGGATCAGCTTGGCGACAAGATCAAATCCAAGATTGTAGCTGCTAGAGTTGAGGTTCCTACTATCCCAGGTGTTGACTCAGCTATCAAGGACGAGGACGAGGCGGTTGAATTCGCAGACAGATGTGGATACCCAGTTATGCTTAAGGCAGCAGCTGGTGGCGGCGGCCGTGGTATGAGAATCGTAAGAAGCAAAGATGATATCGTAAATGAGTATAGAAGAGCAAAGAGTGAAGCTCAGGCAGCATTTGGTATCGATGATATATTTATTGAGAAGTACCTCGAAAACCCTAAGCACATCGAGGTTCAGATTGTCGGAGATAAGTACGGTAACATCGTACACCTCTACGACAGAGACTGCTCCATTCAGAGAAGACATCAGAAGGTTATCGAGTTTACACCTTCACTTTGTCTAACAGATGAGCAGAGAAAGGCTATATGTAACGACGCGCTCAAGATTGCAAGAGCAGTTGATTATCGCAGTGCTGGTACAGTTGAGTTCCTTCTAGACTCAGACGGAAGACACTATTTCATTGAGATGAACCCTCGTATTCAGGTAGAACATACAGTTACTGAGATGGTGACAGGTATAGATATCGTTCAGACTCAGATTTTAGTTGCTGAGGGATATGCTCTTGCAGATCCAGAAATCGGAATAGAATCTCAGGATGATATTCACACAAGAGGTTATGCTATCCAGTGCAGAATCACAACAGAAGACCCTAGCAACGGATTTGCTCCTGACACAGGAACTATCGAGCTTTACCGAAGTGCTTCAGGTTACGGCATCAGACTTGATGGCGGTAATGGATTTACTGGTTCAACAATCAGTCCATATTACGACAGTCTTCTAGTTAAGGTTACAGCAACGGCACTTACATTTGATGCAGCAAGACGCAAGGCTATCAGAGCTCTTAGAGAGACTCAGATCAAGGGCGTTAAAACAAACATCGGCTTCATCCTAAACGTTCTAAACCACGAGACCTTCGCTGAAGGAAACTGTAACACTGGCTTTATTTCAGCTCATCCAGAGCTTATGGATATCAGAACCAAGGAAGATGAAGAGCTAAAGATTATTAACTTCCTCGGAAACAAGATTGTTAATGAGACAAAGGGAAGAAAGCCAACCTTTGACGTACCTGTATTCCCACGCGTTAGCCCTGAGGAAATTGCTAAGTTAAGAGGGACAAAGCAGTTACTTGATGAGCAGGGACCTGAGGCAGTAAGCAAGTGGGTTCTTGATCAGAAGAGACTTTTGATCACAGATACAACAATGAGAGATGCTCAGCAGTCACTTATGGCTACTAGAGTTCGTACAATAGATATGGAGAAAATCGCTCCTGGTACAGCGCTCTACGGTAAGGATTTCTTCTCACTTGAGATGTGGGGTGGAGCTACATTTGATACAGCTTTTAGATTCCTTCACGAAAATCCATGGGAGAGACTTGCAACACTAAGAAAGCTCATTCCAAACGTGATGTTCCAGATGCTCGTTAGAGGTGCTAATGCTGTAGGATACAAGAACTACCCTGATAACGTTATCAGAGAGTTCATTAAGCAGTCAGCTAAGGCTGGAATCGATGTATTCCGTATCTTTGACTCACTAAACTGGACAGAGGGAATGAAGATTGCACTTGACGAGACGCTCAAGCAGGGTAAGCTTGCTGAGGCATGCATGTG
The nucleotide sequence above comes from Eubacterium sulci ATCC 35585. Encoded proteins:
- a CDS encoding pyruvate carboxylase (biotin-containing enzyme that catalyzes a two step carboxylation of pyruvate to oxaloacetate) gives rise to the protein MREIKKFKRVLVANRGEIAIRVFRACQELGIRTVAIYSEEDKNSLFRFKADESYQIGKGKTPVAAYLSIEEIIELAKAKGVDAIHPGYGFLSENTEFAKACEDAGIEFIGPNHYMMDQLGDKIKSKIVAARVEVPTIPGVDSAIKDEDEAVEFADRCGYPVMLKAAAGGGGRGMRIVRSKDDIVNEYRRAKSEAQAAFGIDDIFIEKYLENPKHIEVQIVGDKYGNIVHLYDRDCSIQRRHQKVIEFTPSLCLTDEQRKAICNDALKIARAVDYRSAGTVEFLLDSDGRHYFIEMNPRIQVEHTVTEMVTGIDIVQTQILVAEGYALADPEIGIESQDDIHTRGYAIQCRITTEDPSNGFAPDTGTIELYRSASGYGIRLDGGNGFTGSTISPYYDSLLVKVTATALTFDAARRKAIRALRETQIKGVKTNIGFILNVLNHETFAEGNCNTGFISAHPELMDIRTKEDEELKIINFLGNKIVNETKGRKPTFDVPVFPRVSPEEIAKLRGTKQLLDEQGPEAVSKWVLDQKRLLITDTTMRDAQQSLMATRVRTIDMEKIAPGTALYGKDFFSLEMWGGATFDTAFRFLHENPWERLATLRKLIPNVMFQMLVRGANAVGYKNYPDNVIREFIKQSAKAGIDVFRIFDSLNWTEGMKIALDETLKQGKLAEACMCYTGDILDKSRTKYNLEYYIKLAKELEAEGAHIIGIKDMSGLLKPMAARELIGELKQVLKIPVHLHTHDTSGNGIATVLMAAQAGVDIVDAAFNSMAGLTSQPGLNSIVAALEHSSRDTEIAYEGIQQLSEYWRDVRPVYASFESGLRTPSAEIYKYEMPGGQYSNLKAQVDSFGLGYKFNEVKEMYRKVNLMLGDIIKVTPTSKVVGDTAIFMVQNDMTPENIYEKGKNVDFPDSLVSFFEGMIGQPLGGFPKDLQKLVLKDKKPITCRAGELLEDEDFDAIKKHLVDELGIEASEQDVISAAIYPKVFDDYIKYVRKNGDFRHMGSDIFFHGLSEGETCEIKIDEGKTFIVRLIERRATNNEGICEVVFEINGNRRVAKVKDEDIKDSVAVAVTRYADEENPMEIGANIPGAVIKILIKEGDKVEANQAIAVLEAMKMETNIISTTDGIVDTVFVKEGQQVKAGEMIAVLK